From a region of the Sesamum indicum cultivar Zhongzhi No. 13 linkage group LG3, S_indicum_v1.0, whole genome shotgun sequence genome:
- the LOC105158019 gene encoding uncharacterized protein LOC105158019: protein MLPLDLKEFQEKVSTHLRPWQRSFQFWVRAVDIYTGYKVFQVRVNFEKDAQKREAMWEKQHEVAADKIYNMCSDLGGFFLKVAQIIGKPDLAPAAWVRRLVTLCDQAPATPYNAIKVVLEKELGQSVDELFDRFDTNPLGSASIAQVHRARLKGDKIDVVVKIQHPGVQDLMMTDIRNLQAFALYMQKTDIKFDLYSVTKEMEKQIGYEFNFSREADAMENIRRFLYENNKKTPVLVPRVIRNMYTRRVLVMEYIDGIPILKLGDEMAKRGINPGGKVAAAAKQNILKSLTLAYGQMILRSGFFHADPHPGNILICRGSEVALLDYGQVKDLPEQLRMGYASLVLAIADNDPIKASESYRELGIDTLSKCEDEQKEMLRLAQTMFDTKLPPGVTMLQPFSEESSIKKIAVQAFPEELFSVLRTVHLLRGLSVGLGINYSCAEQWRPIAEEALYLAGRLKDKDLKRARRRGIFQRLFGR from the exons ATGCTTCCTCTTGATTTGAAAGAATTCCAAGAAAAGGTTTCTACGCACTTGAGACCCTGGCAACGATCATTCCAGTTCTGGGTTCGCGCTGTTGATATCTATACCGGTTACAAG GTTTTTCAAGTCCGagtgaattttgagaaagatGCGCAGAAGAGGGAGGCAATGTGGGAGAAGCAGCACGAGGTTGCTGCTGATAAGATATACAACATGTGTTCTGACCTCGGGGGCTTTTTTCTCAAG GTCGCTCAAATTATTGGGAAGCCGGACTTGGCGCCAGCTGCGTGGGTGAGAAGGCTAGTCACGCTGTGCGATCAGGCCCCTGCTACCCCATACAATGCAATCAAGGTTGTGCTTGAGAAGGAGTTGGGTCAAAGTGTGGATGAGCTATTTGATAGATTTGATACTAATCCTCTTGGTTCGGCTTCAATTGCTCAG GTTCATCGAGCTCGACTCAAAGGTGATAAAATCGATGTTGTTGTGAAG ATTCAGCATCCTGGTGTCCAGGATTTGATGATGACTGATATCCGCAATTTGCAAGCTTTTGCGCTATACATGCAAAAGACAGATATAAAGTTCGATCTATATTCTGTGACCAAGGAAATGGAGAAACAG ATTGGAtatgaattcaatttttcgaGGGAAGCTGATGCTATGGAGAATATTCGACGTTTCTTGtatgaaaataacaaaaagaccCCAGTTTTAGTGCCACGCGTCATCCGGAATATGTACACAAG GAGGGTTCTAGTGATGGAATATATTGATGGCATCCCGATTCTGAAGCTTGGAGATGAGATGGCAAAAAGAGGCATAAATCCAGGTGGTAAGGTAGCAGCGGCAGCAAAGCA gaacaTCCTTAAAAGTTTGACACTAGCTTATGGACAAATGATACTGAGGAGTGGTTTCTTTCACGCGGATCCTCATCCtggaaatattttgatttgcaGAGGTTCAGAA GTTGCATTGCTCGATTACGGACAAGTGAAGGATCTCCCGGAGCAACTAAGGATGGGATATGCTAGTCTTGTCCTTGCTATTGCAGATAATGATCCTATAAAGGCATCAGAGAGCTACAG GGAACTAGGTATAGACACCTTAAGCAAATGCGAGGACGAGCAGAAGGAGATGCTTAGATTGGCACAGACGATGTTTGATACAAAGCTACCACCTGGTGTAACAATGCTGCAACCCTTTTCAGAAGAATCttcaatcaaaaaaattgCTGTGCAG GCTTTCCCAGAAGAACTGTTCTCTGTTCTCCGCACCGTGCATTTACTGAGAGGACTTAGTGTCGGGCTAGGAATCAACTATTCATGTGCTGAGCAGTGGAGACCCATTGCTGAAGAAGCTCTTTATCTTGCAGGGAGGCTAAAAG ATAAGGATCTCAAACGAGCACGTCGACGTGGTATTTTCCAACGACTATTTGGGAGGTAG
- the LOC105158114 gene encoding LOW QUALITY PROTEIN: protein O-linked-mannose beta-1,4-N-acetylglucosaminyltransferase 2-like (The sequence of the model RefSeq protein was modified relative to this genomic sequence to represent the inferred CDS: inserted 1 base in 1 codon), translated as MVYESIFSRSFRKKELRKVGCGALVIFCLMGFSFRTISDQPFYSNIEIAKSIYNLSNSKSDVFEISGDIRIHGNSSTIFIASRPEGELNSWTTKPYARKGDNYGMEYVRTWKINNXXXXXPAIVFSTGGYCGNHFHDFTDMLIPLFLTARQFQGTVLFLVADKRSSWIAKYRPVLEKLSKYDIIDIEKDNQVLCFVRVIVGLKAHKELGIDPSESPHYSMAEFRQFLRSTYSLGRDSVIDCRPRCRTRPRMLIISRKQNRFITNENQVANLARSMGFDVVVEEMGPNVSVVGKLVNSFDVLMGVHGAGLTNMVFLPENAVVIQIIPFGAELWAKPYFRWPAKDMNLRYLEYKVSLNESSLLGKYPVDSEVYRDPHAIYKKGFIGFHAVYLSNQNVTLNFSRFRKTVLEAMEIIQH; from the exons ATGGTATATGAGTCAATATTCTCCAGAAGCTTTCGGAAGAAGGAGTTGAGGAAGGTGGGATGTGGTGCATTGGTTATTTTCTGTCTCATGGGATTCAGCTTTCGCACGATTTCCGACCAACCCTTCT ATTCGAATATTGAAATTGCAAagtcaatttataatttaagcaATTCAAAATCAGACGTATTTGAGATTAGCGGGGACATAAGAATCCACGGAAACTCTTCCACAATTTTCATTGCATCACGGCCGGAAGGCGAACTGAATTCCTGGACTACAAAACCCTATGCCCGGAAAGGAGATAACTACGGCATGGAGTATGTGAGGACATGGAAAATCAACA GTNNNNNNNNNNTCCCAGCCATCGTATTCTCGACAGGAGGATACTGTGGGAATCACTTCCACGACTTCACTGATATGCTGATTCCACTCTTCTTGACTGCCCGACAGTTCCAGGGAACAGTGCTCTTTCTAGTAGCCGACAAGCGTTCTTCATGGATCGCCAAGTACAGACCGGTGCTGGAGAAACTCTCCAAGTACGATATCATAGACATTGAGAAGGACAATCAAGTGTTGTGCTTTGTAAGAGTGATTGTTGGCCTCAAAGCCCACAAAGAGTTGGGCATTGATCCTTCGGAGTCCCCACACTATTCCATGGCGGAGTTCAGACAGTTCCTAAGAAGCACGTATTCGTTGGGGAGAGATTCGGTCATCGACTGTCGGCCAAGGTGCAGGACTAGGCCTCGGATGCTCatcatttcaagaaaacaaaaccgGTTCATAACGAACGAAAACCAAGTGGCCAACCTGGCTCGAAGCATGGGGTTCGACGTTGTGGTGGAAGAAATGGGGCCGAACGTGTCGGTAGTTGGGAAACTAGTGAACTCGTTCGATGTGCTGATGGGAGTGCATGGAGCAGGGCTTACCAACATGGTTTTTCTACCAGAAAATGCAGTTGTGATACAAATCATACCCTTTGGTGCAGAATTGTGGGCTAAACCCTATTTTCGGTGGCCTGCGAAAGATATGAATTTGAGGTACTTAGAATACAAGGTGAGTTTGAATGAGAGCTCTTTGTTAGGGAAATATCCAGTTGATAGTGAAGTCTATAGAGACCCTCATGCAATCTACAAGAAGGGGTTTATTGGTTTCCATGCTGTGTATTTGAGTAACCAAAATGTGACTCTCAATTTTTCTAGGTTTAGGAAGACGGTGTTAGAAGCTATGGAGATTATTCAACATTAA
- the LOC105158018 gene encoding EGF domain-specific O-linked N-acetylglucosamine transferase-like, which yields MERIKELKIKYQAIDTIPPCDQNFTIPAIVFSTGGYVGNHYHAFTDVLSRLFSTSQRFNQTVVFVITDKSSDWTSKYKRILDKLSKYDVYDIDKESKVLCFSRVIVGLKAHKNVIADPWDLGHHSIRNFSEYLRSVYSLGRQSVNRCRTCKIGRPRMLIICRRKSRRLLNKHAIASFARTLGFEVVLKQMVWNVSLVAQLVNSFDVMVGVHGAGLTNMVFLPENAVVVQIVPLGLDYIARTCFQMSAESMKLRYLDYKVTLNESSLFGNYSLDKTAKKGFEEFRSVYLDHQDINIDLGRFKRTLLRALELVPT from the coding sequence ATGGAAAGGATCAAGgagttaaaaatcaaatatcaagCAATTGACACAATCCCTCCTTGTGACCAAAATTTCACAATTCCGGCGATCGTTTTCTCCACCGGAGGATACGTCGGAAACCACTACCATGCGTTCACCGACGTGCTCAGTAGGCTTTTCTCGACGTCTCAACGATTCAACCAAACAGTTGTCTTTGTTATAACGGACAAGTCTTCCGACTGGACTTCAAAGTATAAACGTATACTCGATAAACTGTCCAAATACGATGTTTATGACATCGACAAGGAAAGCAAAGTGCTGTGCTTTTCAAGAGTGATTGTAGGCCTCAAAGCCCACAAGAACGTTATCGCTGATCCGTGGGATTTAGGACATCATTCAATCAGGAATTTCTCAGAGTACCTGAGAAGTGTGTATTCATTGGGGAGACAGTCCGTGAATCGTTGTCGGACGTGCAAAATTGGACGGCCTCGAATGCTCATCATTTGCAGAAGAAAGTCTCGTCGTTTGTTGAACAAACACGCGATCGCTAGCTTCGCAAGAACATTGGGATTTGAGGTTGTATTGAAACAAATGGTGTGGAATGTGTCGTTAGTTGCACAGCTCGTGAACTCTTTCGACGTGATGGTCGGAGTGCACGGTGCCGGTCTTACCAATATGGTTTTCCTTCCTGAGAATGCAGTTGTTGTCCAAATCGTACCACTGGGGTTGGATTACATTGCAAGAACTTGCTTCCAAATGTCTGCAGAGAGCATGAAGTTGAGGTATTTAGACTACAAGGTAACCCTAAATGAAAGCTCTTTGTTTGGAAACTATTCACTTGACAAAACAGCCAAGAAAGGATTTGAAGAATTTCGTTCTGTGTATCTGGATCATcaagatataaatattgatttaggTAGGTTTAAGAGAACTCTTTTGAGAGCATTAGAGCTTGTTCCTACTTAG
- the LOC105158017 gene encoding kinesin-like protein NACK1 has product MTVRTPSTPASKMDRTPVATPGGHRAKEEKIVVTVRLRPLNKREHLSKDQIAWECTDDNTIVYKPNPQERAALPASFTFDKVFGPDCSTEIVYEDGVKTVALSALMGINATIFAYGQTSSGKTYTMRGITEKAVNDIYMHIMNTPERDFKIKISGLEIYNENVRDLLNSESGRNLKLLDDPEKGTVVEKLVEETANDDQHLRHLIQICDAQRQVGETALNDTSSRSHQIIRLTIESTLRENSDCVRSYVASLNFVDLAGSERASQTNAEGARLREGCHINLSLMTLTTVIRKLSVGKRSGHVPYRDSKLTRILQHSLGGNARTAIICTLSPASSHVEQSRNTLFFATRAKEVTNTARVNMVVSDKQLVKHLQKEVARLEAELRTPDPSNEKDIKILQMEREMEELRRQRDLAQSQVDELRRKLEEGQGLKPCDSPSPLVKKCLSFSGTLLPKLDGRELGRCDRTRNTLGRQTMRQSSTAPFTLMHEIRKLEHLQEQLGEEASRALDVLQKEVACHKQGNQDAAETVAKLQAEIREMRTMQPAPKVVEVGSVVSVNKSVSANLKDEITRLHSQGSTIADLEEKLENVQKSIDKLVMSLPTNRDQPSCDTTPKTKNPEKKKKLLPLASNNTLNMPNFIKSPCSPISASRQVLNSEIENRAPVFDDAVFSETQSVSEKDTPTKSEGGDVSSKENTPYRRSSSVNMRKMQRMFQNAAEENVRSIKAYVTELKERVAKLQYQKQLLVCQVLELEANEEAGYDLEDAENAAGAQEESPASWHVTFRDQRQQLIELWDICHVSIIHRTQFYLLFKGDPADQIYVEVELRRLTWLQQHLTEMGNASPAPGGNEPAISLSSSVRALKREREFLAKRLSSRLTPEERDALYIKWEVPLDGKQRRIQFVNKLWTNPHDEKHIQESAEIVAKLVGFCEGGNMSKEMFELNFVLPSDRRHWFVGWNQISDLLHL; this is encoded by the exons ATGACGGTTAGAACGCCGAGCACGCCAGCCTCGAAAATGGACAGGACACCAGTAGCCACTCCAGGTGGGCACAGAGCAAAGGAGGAGAAAATTGTTGTAACAGTACGGTTAAGGCCTCTGAACAAGAGAGAGCACTTATCTAAAGATCAGATAGCCTGGGAATGCACCGATGATAATACCATCGTGTACAAGCCTAATCCCCAAGAACGTGCAGCTCTACCAGCATCATTCACCTTTG ATAAAGTATTTGGCCCTGATTGTTCAACTGAAATTGTATATGAGGACGGAGTAAAGACTGTGGCGTTATCTGCTCTGATGGGAATCAATG CAACCATATTTGCCTATGGACAAACTAGCAGTGGGAAGACTTACACAATGAGGGGAATTACTGAGAAAGCCGTTAATgatatatacatgcatataatgaAT ACTCCGGAACGAGACTTCAAAATAAAGATATCTGGCctagaaatatataatgagaATGTCCGAGATCTACTGAATTCAGAATCCGGACGCAATCTTAAACTTCTCGATGATCCAGAG AAAGGCACTGTGGTTGAGAAACTGGTGGAAGAGACAGCAAATGATGACCAACACTTGAGACATTTAATCCAGATATGTGATG CTCAAAGACAAGTAGGTGAAACTGCACTTAATGATACTAGCTCCAGATCGCATCAAATAATAAGGCTG ACAATCGAAAGTACTCTCCGTGAAAACTCGGATTGTGTGAGATCATATGTTGCCAGCTTG AACTTCGTAGATTTAGCTGGAAGTGAAAGAGCCTCACAGACAAATGCAGAAGGTGCTAGGCTTCGAGAAGGATGTCATATTAACCTAAGCTTGATGACTCTTACAACAGTAATTAGAAAGCTGAG TGTTGGAAAAAGAAGTGGTCACGTACCCTATCGAGATTCAAAGCTCACACGCATACTGCAGCATTCACTGGGAGGAAATGCGCGTACTGCCATCATATGTACATTGAGTCCGGCATCAAGCCATGTTGAGCAATCTCGTAACACTCTTTTCTTTGCTACCAGAGCAAAGGAAGTGACAAATACCGCTCGAGTTAACATG GTAGTTTCAGATAAACAGCTTGTGAAGCATTTGCAAAAGGAAGTAGCACGACTTGAAGCAGAACTACGCACACCAGACCCCTCCAATGAGAAAGACATCAAAATCCTGCAG ATGGAAAGGGAAATGGAAGAATTGAGGCGTCAAAGAGATCTAGCACAGTCTCAGGTGGATGAGTTGCGTAGAAAACTTGAAGAGGGACAG GGATTAAAACCATGTGATTCACCCAGTCCTCTTGTCAAGAAGTGTCTCTCCTTTTCTGGAACTTTATTACCAAAATTAGATGGAAGGGAGCTAGGTCGTTGCGACAGAACAAGAAATACTCTGGGAAGGCAGACAATGAGGCAATCATCAACTGCTCCTTTTACATTGATGCATGAAATTCGGAAACTTGAACATCTTCAGGAGCAGTTAGGTGAAGAGGCCAGCCGAGCCCTTGATGTATTACAGAAGGAGGTTGCTTGTCATAAACAAGGAAATCAAGATGCAGCCGAGACTGTAGCTAAGCTTCAAGCTGAGATAAGGGAAATGCGTACAATGCAGCCTGCTCCTAAAGTAGTTGAAGTTGGAAGTGTAGTCTCAGTCAACAAGAGTGTTAGTGCAAACTTGAAAGACGAGATAACCAGACTTCATTCGCAAGGAAGCACCATTGCTGATCTTGAAGAGAAACTAGAAAATGTTCAGAAGTCAATAGACAAGTTAGTGATGTCTCTACCAACTAACAGAGATCAACCATCTTGTGATACAACTCCAAAGACCAAGAATccagaaaagaagaagaaattgcTTCCATTAGCTTCAAATAATACTCTCAATATGCCAAACTTTATAAAGTCTCCGTGTTCGCCTATATCTGCTTCTCGGCAAGTATTAAACTCTGAGATCGAAAATAGAGCTCCAGTTTTTGATGATGCTGTGTTCAGTGAAACTCAGTCAGTTTCTGAAAAGGATACTCCCACAAAGAGTGAAGGTGGAGATGtttcatcaaaagaaaatactcCTTATCGACGTTCAAGTTCTGTCAATATGAGGAAGATGCAGAGAATGTTCCAAAACGCAGCAGAAGAGAATGTCAGAAGCATAAAAGCATATGTCACCGAACTTAAAGAACGTGTTGCCAAGCTGCAGTACCAGAAACAGCTTCTAGTCTGCCAG GTGCTTGAACTTGAAGCAAATGAAGAAGCTGGATATGATTTGGAGGACGCTGAGAATGCTGCTGGAGCACAAGAGGAGTCACCAGCTTCatggcatgtgacttttagGGACCAAAGACAACAACTCATCGAGTTATGGGATATTTGCCATGTTTCCATCATTCACAGGACACAATTCTATCTGCTATTCAAGGGGGACCCTGCTGATCAGATATATGTCGAAGTTGAGCTCAGACGCTTGACATGGCTGCAGCAGCACCTAACGGAGATGGGAAACGCAAGCCCAGCTCCCGGGGGAAATGAGCCGGCAATCTCTTTATCGTCAAG TGTCAGAGCATTGAAGCGGGAACGAGAGTTTCTTGCAAAACGACTGTCCTCACGTCTGACACCAGAGGAAAGAGATGCATTGTACATAAAATGGGAAGTACCGTTGGATGGAAAACAAAGGAGGATCCAGTTTGTGAACAAGCTCTGGACCAATCCCCATGATGAGAAGCATATACAAGAGAGCGCTGAGATAGTGGCGAAGCTTGTAGGTTTCTGTGAAGGAGGAAATATGTCAAAAGAGATGTTTGAGCTTAATTTTGTACTTCCATCTGATAGAAGGCACTGGTTTGTGGGCTGGAACCAGATATCAGACCTTCTTCATTTGTGA